A genomic stretch from Setaria viridis chromosome 1, Setaria_viridis_v4.0, whole genome shotgun sequence includes:
- the LOC117860890 gene encoding uncharacterized protein isoform X1 yields the protein MEFTFEDAEELCSLVSSQESLVDKKRRWLESMILKPGGCSSRVKRPKFLDEAYLPESYIRSGEISCEKVRASMEKSLSSESNGYTHHIVQDGLRLFDLQKKENEPFGPEYLGIIQSTISKLTYETLQSVACIVTRNKFSFDKTRLAMEKIVESHLPSYLAKLDHKELFYIFRNPCSYRSGSVRLVTPVSPQLLSAIHHALDGLDEMPMQPLVAMNRKIREKSCTPKFGFVARSSNRGHIIEIVRKRCNKILTELEEGNYLPKNLAKAMSVANLYKKQKLRSVDISQSEFFPFTKETISLQNDILNALWSLPKLRHDKRKLLRPILDQDSKVERTHLKAALRNYLTDCLFECDEGSLPDEALQAIAFINRTCGHQQVVLTEKRKEVEVDAVLNLSSHLQALAHCCVEECSCGEELISLGNDSCNEDNDFILSGTNYFNLSSVQQPMQEPCCSSNIGTDLVRECCWSETVGDMHNVSGAEDSGPKSEEMLSKPCLRTEDSGGIGHYSGNEAAGSGMGPYAEKSVNVSHLKESRCSEINGICDETSIVAHKLIGQILDKWLLVNEVDEPSRSHLGSGLVSQSPQDDDKEPVNSTENLEGDIFTHAVERVLPNLPKSCIDKVKRLMS from the exons ATGGAGTTCACTTTCGAGGATGCAGAGGAACTTTGCTCGCTAGTTTCGAGTCAGGAATCCCTCGTCGACAAGAAGCGGAG GTGGCTGGAGTCGATGATCCTCAAGCCGGGTGGTTGCAGCAGTCGTGTGAAGCGACCGAAGTTTTTGGACGAGGC GTACTTGCCTGAGTCATATATCAGGAGTGGAGAA ATATCTTGCGAGAAAGTGAGAGCTAGCATGGAAAAAAGTTTGAGTTCGGAGTCCAATGGCTATACCCATCACATAGTTCAGGATGGTCTCCGGCTTTTTGACttacagaaaaaggaaaatgaaccGTTTGGTCCAGAATATCTGGGTATTATTCAGAGCACAATAAGCAAACTAACCTATGAAACACTTCAATCAGTGGCTTGCATTGTCACCCGTAACAAGTTCAGTTTTGACAAGACTAGGCTGGCAATGGAAAAGATTGTAGAATCTCACCTTCCAAGTTACTTGGCAAAATTGGATCACAAAGAGTTATTCTATATTTTTAGAAATCCATGCAGCTATCGATCTGGTTCTGTGAGGCTTGTCACACCTGTTTCACCGCAACTTTTGTCAGCTATCCATCATGCTTTGGATGGACTTGATGAAATGCCCATGCAACCTCTTGTTGCAATGAATAGGAAGATTAGAGAAAAATCATGTACCCCAAAATTTGGGTTTGTTGCTCGCTCTTCCAATAGAGGGCATATTATCGAAATAGTGAGGAAAAGATGCAACAAGATTCTAACAGAGCTTGAAGAAGGTAATTACCTGCCAAAGAATTTAGCAAAGGCAATGTCAGTAGCGAACCTATATAAGAAGCAAAAGTTGAGAAGTGTGGATATTTCACAATCAGAGTTCTTCCCCTTTACAAAAGAAACGATATCATTGCAGAATGATATCCTGAATGCTCTTTGGTCACTTCCAAAACTCAGACATGACAAGCGAAAATTGTTGCGCCCCATCCTGGATCAAGATTCTAAAGTTGAAAGGACACATTTAAAAGCAGCCTTGAGGAACTACTTGACAGATTGTTTGTTTGAATGTGATGAAGGTAGTTTACCAGATGAGGCCCTCCAAGCCATAGCCTTTATAAATCGGACTTGTGGACACCAGCAAGTTGTGTTAACAGAAAAGAGGAAGGAGGTCGAGGTAGATGCTGTCTTGAACTTAAGCAGTCATCTCCAAGCTTTAGCACATTGTTGTGTAGAAGAATGTTCATGTGGTGAAGAGTTGATTAGCTTAGGGAATGATAGCTGCAATGAGGATAATGATTTCATACTTTCTGGGACCAATTACTTCAATTTAAGCTCCGTGCAGCAGCCGATGCAAGAGCCTTGTTGTTCCAGTAATATAGGCACTGATCTTGTGAGAGAGTGTTGTTGGAGCGAAACTGTCGGAGATATGCATAATGTCTCTGGAGCTGAGGATTCTGGTCCCAAATCAGAAGAGATGCTTAGTAAACCATGTCTAAGAACTGAAGATTCTGGAGGCATTGGGCATTATAGTGGCAATGAAGCTGCTGGCAGTGGGATGGGGCCCTATGCAGAGAAGTCTGTTAATGTTAGCCACTTGAAAGAGTCAAGATGTTCAGAGATTAATGGGATCTGCGATGAAACATCAATAGTGGCCCATAAGCTTATTGGGCAGATTTTAGATAAATGGTTGCTCGTGAATGAAGTGGATGAACCCTCTAGAAGCCATCTTGGAAGTGGATTGGTTTCTCAAAGTCCCCAAG ATGATGATAAAGAGCCTGTGAATTCGACAGAGAATCTAGAAGGTGACATTTTTACTCATGCTGTGGAACGTGTGTTGCCTAATTTGCCAAAAAG TTGCATAGACAAAGTCAAGAGGCTAATGAGCTGA
- the LOC117860890 gene encoding uncharacterized protein isoform X2, whose protein sequence is MPKKCYILLKKVNDFAKWYLPESYIRSGEISCEKVRASMEKSLSSESNGYTHHIVQDGLRLFDLQKKENEPFGPEYLGIIQSTISKLTYETLQSVACIVTRNKFSFDKTRLAMEKIVESHLPSYLAKLDHKELFYIFRNPCSYRSGSVRLVTPVSPQLLSAIHHALDGLDEMPMQPLVAMNRKIREKSCTPKFGFVARSSNRGHIIEIVRKRCNKILTELEEGNYLPKNLAKAMSVANLYKKQKLRSVDISQSEFFPFTKETISLQNDILNALWSLPKLRHDKRKLLRPILDQDSKVERTHLKAALRNYLTDCLFECDEGSLPDEALQAIAFINRTCGHQQVVLTEKRKEVEVDAVLNLSSHLQALAHCCVEECSCGEELISLGNDSCNEDNDFILSGTNYFNLSSVQQPMQEPCCSSNIGTDLVRECCWSETVGDMHNVSGAEDSGPKSEEMLSKPCLRTEDSGGIGHYSGNEAAGSGMGPYAEKSVNVSHLKESRCSEINGICDETSIVAHKLIGQILDKWLLVNEVDEPSRSHLGSGLVSQSPQDDDKEPVNSTENLEGDIFTHAVERVLPNLPKSCIDKVKRLMS, encoded by the exons ATGCCCAAGAAATGCTACATACTTCTGAAAAAAGTGAATGATTTTGCTAAATG GTACTTGCCTGAGTCATATATCAGGAGTGGAGAA ATATCTTGCGAGAAAGTGAGAGCTAGCATGGAAAAAAGTTTGAGTTCGGAGTCCAATGGCTATACCCATCACATAGTTCAGGATGGTCTCCGGCTTTTTGACttacagaaaaaggaaaatgaaccGTTTGGTCCAGAATATCTGGGTATTATTCAGAGCACAATAAGCAAACTAACCTATGAAACACTTCAATCAGTGGCTTGCATTGTCACCCGTAACAAGTTCAGTTTTGACAAGACTAGGCTGGCAATGGAAAAGATTGTAGAATCTCACCTTCCAAGTTACTTGGCAAAATTGGATCACAAAGAGTTATTCTATATTTTTAGAAATCCATGCAGCTATCGATCTGGTTCTGTGAGGCTTGTCACACCTGTTTCACCGCAACTTTTGTCAGCTATCCATCATGCTTTGGATGGACTTGATGAAATGCCCATGCAACCTCTTGTTGCAATGAATAGGAAGATTAGAGAAAAATCATGTACCCCAAAATTTGGGTTTGTTGCTCGCTCTTCCAATAGAGGGCATATTATCGAAATAGTGAGGAAAAGATGCAACAAGATTCTAACAGAGCTTGAAGAAGGTAATTACCTGCCAAAGAATTTAGCAAAGGCAATGTCAGTAGCGAACCTATATAAGAAGCAAAAGTTGAGAAGTGTGGATATTTCACAATCAGAGTTCTTCCCCTTTACAAAAGAAACGATATCATTGCAGAATGATATCCTGAATGCTCTTTGGTCACTTCCAAAACTCAGACATGACAAGCGAAAATTGTTGCGCCCCATCCTGGATCAAGATTCTAAAGTTGAAAGGACACATTTAAAAGCAGCCTTGAGGAACTACTTGACAGATTGTTTGTTTGAATGTGATGAAGGTAGTTTACCAGATGAGGCCCTCCAAGCCATAGCCTTTATAAATCGGACTTGTGGACACCAGCAAGTTGTGTTAACAGAAAAGAGGAAGGAGGTCGAGGTAGATGCTGTCTTGAACTTAAGCAGTCATCTCCAAGCTTTAGCACATTGTTGTGTAGAAGAATGTTCATGTGGTGAAGAGTTGATTAGCTTAGGGAATGATAGCTGCAATGAGGATAATGATTTCATACTTTCTGGGACCAATTACTTCAATTTAAGCTCCGTGCAGCAGCCGATGCAAGAGCCTTGTTGTTCCAGTAATATAGGCACTGATCTTGTGAGAGAGTGTTGTTGGAGCGAAACTGTCGGAGATATGCATAATGTCTCTGGAGCTGAGGATTCTGGTCCCAAATCAGAAGAGATGCTTAGTAAACCATGTCTAAGAACTGAAGATTCTGGAGGCATTGGGCATTATAGTGGCAATGAAGCTGCTGGCAGTGGGATGGGGCCCTATGCAGAGAAGTCTGTTAATGTTAGCCACTTGAAAGAGTCAAGATGTTCAGAGATTAATGGGATCTGCGATGAAACATCAATAGTGGCCCATAAGCTTATTGGGCAGATTTTAGATAAATGGTTGCTCGTGAATGAAGTGGATGAACCCTCTAGAAGCCATCTTGGAAGTGGATTGGTTTCTCAAAGTCCCCAAG ATGATGATAAAGAGCCTGTGAATTCGACAGAGAATCTAGAAGGTGACATTTTTACTCATGCTGTGGAACGTGTGTTGCCTAATTTGCCAAAAAG TTGCATAGACAAAGTCAAGAGGCTAATGAGCTGA
- the LOC117860903 gene encoding U1 snRNP-associated protein usp106 isoform X1, with amino-acid sequence MDAIRKQLDQLMGANRNGDVREVSRKFYDRDVCRLYLAGLCPHDLFQLTKMDMGPCPKLHSLQLRKEYEEAKAKGTDNYDRELEETIERLIVECERKIQRALKRLEEDDAKAAIAISVTEVTQTKEVMELSKQIRQKMKDIDAFDLEGNTEGKIRATEELDKLKEQRAEEQAKMLLEAFNKDRASLINSIQNATQTTTPVPPAAPDARTQEMINEKLKKAEELGESGMIDEAQKLLDEAEALKKLSARPQSVPDSSKMTAHVQITDQKLRLCDICGAFLSVYDSDRRLADHFGGKLHMGYMLIRERLSELQEEKNKKRKLDRPEYDRRSRERSGERERASSRDHRRGDRSSSRDRDYDRRRSHDRYHDRERERESGRSRSYDSRSHRRSRSRSPRGSSRDYDRYGRHERRDRY; translated from the exons atGGACGCCATCCGGAAGCAGCTCGACCAGCTCATGGGCGCCAACCGCAACGGCGACGTGCGGGAGGTCAGCCGCAAGTTCTACGACCGCGACGTCTGCCGCCTCTACCTCGCCGGCCTCTGCCCCCACGACCTCTTCCAGCTCACC AAGATGGACATGGGGCCGTGCCCGAAGCTGCACTCGCTGCAACTGCGCAAAGA ATATGAGGAAGCCAAAGCCAAGGGTACAGATAACTATGACCGTGAATTGGAAGAAACAATTGAACGACTTATTGTTGAGTGTGAAAGGAAGATTCAGAGAGCCCTTAAGCGCTTGGAGGAGGACGATGCTAAGGCAGCCATTGCTATATCTGTCACTGAGGTTACACAG ACTAAAGAAGTAATGGAGTTATCCAAACAAATTAGGCAGAAGATGAAGGATATCGATGCTTTTG ATCTTGAGGGTAACACAGAGGGAAAAATTCGGGCCACTGAAGAACTTGACAAGCTAAAAGAACAGAGGGCCGAAGAGCAG GCAAAGATGTTACTCGAGGCTTTCAACAAAGATCGTGCCTCTTTAATAAATTCTATTCAAAATGCCACTCAAACAACTACACCTGTCCCCCCTGCTGCTCCAGATGCGCGGACACAAGAAATGATAAATGAGAAACTGAAAAAGGCAGAAGAACTAG GTGAGAGTGGAATGATTGATGAAGCTCAAAAATTGTTGGATGAGGCAGAAGCGCTGAAGAAG CTGAGTGCCCGGCCACAGTCTGTTCCAGACTCTTCAAAAATGACAGCTCATGTCCAGATT aCTGACCAAAAGTTGCGCCTATGTGACATATGTGGAGCATTCTTGAGCGTATATGACAG TGACCGCCGTCTGGCAGATCATTTTGGAGGGAAACTTCATATGGGTTATATGCTCATACGTGAGAGATTATCTGAACTGCAG gaagaaaagaacaaaaagcGGAAGTTAGACCGACCTGAGTATGACAGAAG GTCCAGGGAGAGGAGTGGGGAACGTGAGAGGGCTTCAAGCAGGGATCACCGCAGAGGAgaccgcagcagcagccgtgACAGGGATTATGACCGCAGAAGAAGCCACGATCGCTATCATGAcagggaaagagagagagaatctGGTCGATCTCGTAGTTATGATTCAAGGAGCCACCGCAGGTCACGTTCACGTTCCCCAAGGGGAAGTTCTAGGGATTATGATCGATATGG GCGTCACGAACGTCGAGATCGGTACTAG
- the LOC117860903 gene encoding uncharacterized protein isoform X2 codes for MDAIRKQLDQLMGANRNGDVREVSRKFYDRDVCRLYLAGLCPHDLFQLTKMDMGPCPKLHSLQLRKEYEEAKAKGTDNYDRELEETIERLIVECERKIQRALKRLEEDDAKAAIAISVTEVTQTKEVMELSKQIRQKMKDIDAFDLEGNTEGKIRATEELDKLKEQRAEEQAKMLLEAFNKDRASLINSIQNATQTTTPVPPAAPDARTQEMINEKLKKAEELGESGMIDEAQKLLDEAEALKKLSARPQSVPDSSKMTAHVQITDQKLRLCDICGAFLSVYDSRLLGPLLRGLLLQLKN; via the exons atGGACGCCATCCGGAAGCAGCTCGACCAGCTCATGGGCGCCAACCGCAACGGCGACGTGCGGGAGGTCAGCCGCAAGTTCTACGACCGCGACGTCTGCCGCCTCTACCTCGCCGGCCTCTGCCCCCACGACCTCTTCCAGCTCACC AAGATGGACATGGGGCCGTGCCCGAAGCTGCACTCGCTGCAACTGCGCAAAGA ATATGAGGAAGCCAAAGCCAAGGGTACAGATAACTATGACCGTGAATTGGAAGAAACAATTGAACGACTTATTGTTGAGTGTGAAAGGAAGATTCAGAGAGCCCTTAAGCGCTTGGAGGAGGACGATGCTAAGGCAGCCATTGCTATATCTGTCACTGAGGTTACACAG ACTAAAGAAGTAATGGAGTTATCCAAACAAATTAGGCAGAAGATGAAGGATATCGATGCTTTTG ATCTTGAGGGTAACACAGAGGGAAAAATTCGGGCCACTGAAGAACTTGACAAGCTAAAAGAACAGAGGGCCGAAGAGCAG GCAAAGATGTTACTCGAGGCTTTCAACAAAGATCGTGCCTCTTTAATAAATTCTATTCAAAATGCCACTCAAACAACTACACCTGTCCCCCCTGCTGCTCCAGATGCGCGGACACAAGAAATGATAAATGAGAAACTGAAAAAGGCAGAAGAACTAG GTGAGAGTGGAATGATTGATGAAGCTCAAAAATTGTTGGATGAGGCAGAAGCGCTGAAGAAG CTGAGTGCCCGGCCACAGTCTGTTCCAGACTCTTCAAAAATGACAGCTCATGTCCAGATT aCTGACCAAAAGTTGCGCCTATGTGACATATGTGGAGCATTCTTGAGCGTATATGACAG CAGGCTTTTGGGCCCACTTTTACGAGGATTACTTTTGCAGCTAAAGAAT TGA
- the LOC117860903 gene encoding uncharacterized protein isoform X3 has translation MDAIRKQLDQLMGANRNGDVREVSRKFYDRDVCRLYLAGLCPHDLFQLTKMDMGPCPKLHSLQLRKEYEEAKAKGTDNYDRELEETIERLIVECERKIQRALKRLEEDDAKAAIAISVTEVTQTKEVMELSKQIRQKMKDIDAFDLEGNTEGKIRATEELDKLKEQRAEEQAKMLLEAFNKDRASLINSIQNATQTTTPVPPAAPDARTQEMINEKLKKAEELGESGMIDEAQKLLDEAEALKKLSARPQSVPDSSKMTAHVQITDQKLRLCDICGAFLSVYDRLLGPLLRGLLLQLKN, from the exons atGGACGCCATCCGGAAGCAGCTCGACCAGCTCATGGGCGCCAACCGCAACGGCGACGTGCGGGAGGTCAGCCGCAAGTTCTACGACCGCGACGTCTGCCGCCTCTACCTCGCCGGCCTCTGCCCCCACGACCTCTTCCAGCTCACC AAGATGGACATGGGGCCGTGCCCGAAGCTGCACTCGCTGCAACTGCGCAAAGA ATATGAGGAAGCCAAAGCCAAGGGTACAGATAACTATGACCGTGAATTGGAAGAAACAATTGAACGACTTATTGTTGAGTGTGAAAGGAAGATTCAGAGAGCCCTTAAGCGCTTGGAGGAGGACGATGCTAAGGCAGCCATTGCTATATCTGTCACTGAGGTTACACAG ACTAAAGAAGTAATGGAGTTATCCAAACAAATTAGGCAGAAGATGAAGGATATCGATGCTTTTG ATCTTGAGGGTAACACAGAGGGAAAAATTCGGGCCACTGAAGAACTTGACAAGCTAAAAGAACAGAGGGCCGAAGAGCAG GCAAAGATGTTACTCGAGGCTTTCAACAAAGATCGTGCCTCTTTAATAAATTCTATTCAAAATGCCACTCAAACAACTACACCTGTCCCCCCTGCTGCTCCAGATGCGCGGACACAAGAAATGATAAATGAGAAACTGAAAAAGGCAGAAGAACTAG GTGAGAGTGGAATGATTGATGAAGCTCAAAAATTGTTGGATGAGGCAGAAGCGCTGAAGAAG CTGAGTGCCCGGCCACAGTCTGTTCCAGACTCTTCAAAAATGACAGCTCATGTCCAGATT aCTGACCAAAAGTTGCGCCTATGTGACATATGTGGAGCATTCTTGAGCGTATATGACAG GCTTTTGGGCCCACTTTTACGAGGATTACTTTTGCAGCTAAAGAAT TGA